In Bradysia coprophila strain Holo2 unplaced genomic scaffold, BU_Bcop_v1 contig_320, whole genome shotgun sequence, a single window of DNA contains:
- the LOC119079258 gene encoding spindle and kinetochore-associated protein 1-like, whose protein sequence is MSDMSNNDDPPNPAVLKPRRELIIEDIQTEMDKQLDKIAVINDFMSLHCERKLIKDDLAQLKERTAELKELVSIAREKVRIFKTVEKAEAETLINDMRNQHLAMMQKLEELDNSENDSYSSSGRSQHEQRTASPVQPSTPKQNRMTFTVKVNTITPKRHQSPFGLRVDPRCLGVLKKQFQLHIDPSEFDRIPKYMRGRDSLDELTTFLETVIVKCFINKYTLLHRDRENVQPGEMTRWQMYRSQMEYFPGDMFITEGDISTLLGRMMDKKMNNRIAMLRHLNGGIIQEVRRGMATCYIWKGKK, encoded by the exons atgtCCGATATGTCCAACAATGATGATCCGCCGAATCCGGCAGTCTTAAAACCGCGACGAGAACTAATAATTGAAGATATTCAAACTGAAATGGACAAACAATTGGACAAGATCGCTGTGATAAACGATTTTATGTCCTTGCATTGTGAGAGGAAATTAATCAAGGACGATCTGGCACAGTTGAAGGAGAGAACCGCTGAATTAAAGGAACTTGTGTCCATTGCTCGTGAAAAAGTACGAATCTTCAAAACTGTCGAAAAAGCCGAAGCGGAAACATTGATCAACGATATGAGAAATCAGCATTTAGCGATGATGCAAAAGCTCGAAGAACTGGACAATTCAGAGAACGATTCGTATTCGTCCAGTGGTAGAA GTCAACACGAACAACGAACGGCATCGCCAGTGCAACCATCGACtccaaaacaaaatcgaatgaCTTTTACGGTAAAAGTGAACACCATAACACCCAAGCGTCATCAGTCACCTTTTGGACTACGCGTGGATCCACGGTGTCTCGGTGTCttaaaaaaacagtttcagCTACACATCGATCCGAGCGAATTCGACAGAATCCCCAAGTATATGAGGGGTAGAGATTCATTag aCGAGCTTACAACCTTTCTGGAAACGGTCATCGTCAAATGCTTCATCAACAAGTACACATTACTGCATCGTGACCGGGAAAACGTTCAGCCCGGTGAAATGACTCGATGGCAAATGTATCGCTCGCAAATGGAATACTTCCCAGGTGACATGTTTATAACAGAGGGCGATATTTCAACGTTGCTGGGCAGGATGATGGACAAGAAGATGAACAATCGCATTGCTATGCTGAGACATTTGAACGGCGGAATTATTCAGGAAGTACGTCGTGGCATGGCAACATGTTACATATGGAAAGGGAAAAAGTGA